One Luteitalea sp. genomic region harbors:
- a CDS encoding sulfatase-like hydrolase/transferase, with translation DRFVVLEGDGEDNGDYRVATQAIRYLEEYKDGERPFFLAVGFSEPHSPPTAPRRFFELYDLEDIELPRDFAPRPASPPGHPEPAIRRRNADLFIGRDASPEEAREMIRAYYASISFMDAQVGRVLEALARLGVSEKTIVVFFGDHGYHLGEKGKWSKAYSLYEIGAQVPLIIALPGAEAQVSPRT, from the coding sequence CCGATCGCTTTGTCGTGCTCGAAGGCGACGGCGAGGACAACGGAGATTACCGCGTGGCTACGCAGGCGATTCGCTATCTGGAGGAGTACAAGGACGGCGAGAGGCCGTTCTTCCTGGCCGTAGGGTTCTCCGAGCCGCACAGCCCGCCGACGGCGCCACGACGATTCTTTGAGCTGTACGACCTGGAGGATATCGAGCTGCCGCGCGATTTCGCTCCCAGGCCCGCGTCCCCGCCCGGCCATCCCGAGCCGGCCATCAGAAGGCGAAATGCGGATCTCTTCATCGGGCGCGACGCCTCACCAGAGGAGGCGCGCGAGATGATTCGCGCGTATTACGCCTCGATCAGTTTCATGGATGCCCAGGTCGGCCGCGTGCTGGAGGCGCTCGCGCGTCTCGGCGTGAGTGAGAAGACGATTGTCGTTTTCTTCGGCGACCATGGCTACCATCTCGGCGAGAAGGGGAAGTGGTCGAAGGCGTATTCTCTCTATGAGATCGGCGCGCAGGTGCCGCTCATTATCGCGCTGCCCGGGGCAGAGGCGCAGGTCAGCCCTCGAACC